One genomic window of Lagenorhynchus albirostris chromosome 17, mLagAlb1.1, whole genome shotgun sequence includes the following:
- the MRPL13 gene encoding large ribosomal subunit protein uL13m isoform X2, protein MLRDRSWILEKGLSCYWGNMSSFSRAPQQWATFARVWYLLDGKMQPPGKLAALASVKLQGLHKPVYHQLSDCGDHVVIMNTRHIAFSGNKWEQKVYSSHTGYPGGFRQVTAAQLHQKDPVADIPEDILKNLVEELPQPRKVPRRLDEYTQEEIEAFPRVWSPPEDYRL, encoded by the exons ATGCTGCGGGACAGGTCTTGGATCCTGGAAAAAGGACTGTCCTGCTACTGGGGAAACATGTCGAGTTTTTCTAGGGCGCCTCAG CAATGGGCCACTTTTGCTCGAGTTTGGTATCTCTTAGATGGGAAAATGCAGCCCCCTGGCAAACTTGCTGCCCTGGCATCAGTTAAACTTCAAGGATTGCATAAGCCTGTGTACCATCAACTGA GTGACTGTGGAGATCATGTTGTCATAATGAACACAAGGCACATTGCATTTTCTGGAAACAAATGGGAACAAAAAGTATACTCCTCACATACTGG ctACCCAGGTGGATTTAGACAAGTAACAGCTGCTCAGCTTCACCAGAAGGATCCAGTGGCA GATATACCAGAAGATATTCTTAAGAATTTAGTGGAAGAGCTTCCTCAACCACGAAAAGTGCCCAGACGTCTAGATGAGtacacacaagaagaaatagaggcTTTCCCAAGAGTTTGGTCTCC
- the MRPL13 gene encoding large ribosomal subunit protein uL13m isoform X1, with protein MLRDRSWILEKGLSCYWGNMSSFSRAPQQWATFARVWYLLDGKMQPPGKLAALASVKLQGLHKPVYHQLSDCGDHVVIMNTRHIAFSGNKWEQKVYSSHTGYPGGFRQVTAAQLHQKDPVAIVKLAIYGMLPKNLHRRTLMQRLHLFPDEDIPEDILKNLVEELPQPRKVPRRLDEYTQEEIEAFPRVWSPPEDYRL; from the exons ATGCTGCGGGACAGGTCTTGGATCCTGGAAAAAGGACTGTCCTGCTACTGGGGAAACATGTCGAGTTTTTCTAGGGCGCCTCAG CAATGGGCCACTTTTGCTCGAGTTTGGTATCTCTTAGATGGGAAAATGCAGCCCCCTGGCAAACTTGCTGCCCTGGCATCAGTTAAACTTCAAGGATTGCATAAGCCTGTGTACCATCAACTGA GTGACTGTGGAGATCATGTTGTCATAATGAACACAAGGCACATTGCATTTTCTGGAAACAAATGGGAACAAAAAGTATACTCCTCACATACTGG ctACCCAGGTGGATTTAGACAAGTAACAGCTGCTCAGCTTCACCAGAAGGATCCAGTGGCA ATTGTTAAACTAGCTATTTATGGCATGCTGCCAAAAAACCTTCACCGAAGAACTCTGATGCAGAGGTTGCATCTTTTCCCAGATGAA GATATACCAGAAGATATTCTTAAGAATTTAGTGGAAGAGCTTCCTCAACCACGAAAAGTGCCCAGACGTCTAGATGAGtacacacaagaagaaatagaggcTTTCCCAAGAGTTTGGTCTCC